The genomic region taaattttttggttttgaggaaatttgtttattgttccTATTTGTGAaggcgtagatatttgtaagtatttaaacgttaatggaataccactatgacacataatagacaacattttttcaaaggggtgtttttcaaaaattataaaaaaaattgttttcaaaaattttgaagaaataaagtaaaataaaaaaatttcgaaagaataaaattttttcaaaaccacattttcctcaaaaagataaaagaaatttcttcgaagaggtgtttttctaaaattacaaaaaaaaaaagaaatttcaaaaattttaaacaaaaaaaataaaataaaactttttcaagggtatgaaattttttcaaaacaaaattttctgaaaaccaaacaaaattaaaaaaaaaaatggtgttttcaaagcatttcatattccactattaatagagaatacattttttcgagggggtgtttttcaaagcggaaaaaaatcttttttagaagaagaaatttgttagagcgaagtgtttttcaaaacttaaaaaaacagtttttaaccaaaaaaataaaccttttttcaaaaacaacaggaatgataacattgcctaacaatttctgcacttttcccacgactttgcaacggtaccagactttgaaagggaagtacaaagaaggagaagacgttttgatacccagaattccactgattcagACGGAttcaccattcgatttcaaacgtttgcagttccctattcgccttgccttcgctatgacaattcataaggcgcaaggacagtctctacaaatgtgcggtattaatttagaatacccaattttttctcatggacaattgtatgtagcttgctcacgagttggcaaaccatcgtcattattcatttacgcgaaagatgaaaaaaccaaaaacgttgtctaccaaaaagtgttacaataaagttcgaatgaatttgtatcaaagaatttgctttgtttcgtattaattttattctctttcagcaaatcattgaatttttcgCCTAGCGAAGCGGGCTAGGGTACGCtagttaataataaaatgatttgtTCGCACGGTAGCCGGTGCTACATATCGGTATAACACGATTTTTTCCCGAACAAATGTTGGCGCCCCAGTAATCTATCCTTGTCTACTACGTTGAACCTCACCcctcatttaataaaattcacaaTGGGTAAATACTATCAAAGAAGATCAATTCGATACTATGTCggtcccacgacagtcggttctatgttaccggagCGAagcggatttatatccggccaaggactgtcactccagcagcattccccgtacaagTATGCGGAGTGTTAATGATGCTACATTAACCTTAATACTATATTCTGTAGGAGATAATTAAATCATAGTTAACTAACCATGTGCTCAATGCAGTTACAATAACAATTCCTCTTCTCAATAAAGAAAACATCATGCTAATATttgcaaaatgcgaaaattatgCCATGCAATTTAggcatactttttattttaaatttatttgattaatgCTACAACTTAAATTATAATTGCCTTTAGCAAACAAGTCGGTAAGATATGTATCGCCCAGCCGTTTCGGATGAACGTATAATTTTAACCACTTGACCGCGTTTCAGACCGAAATAACGCGCCACAGGATCACCCGCTTGTATGCGCATTAACATATTCTCTTTCAGTTTATAACGTGCTAACAATTCTTGTTTCTCTTCCGGTGTCATCACCACATGTTCAGGCACTAATTCATGTTCGGTTATATTGATCAGTAATTCAGACTCAAGGAATTGTTCTAGAATATACTTAGGCGCCATGTCAACTAGAGATTGTTTGGCTGATGGTGTCATGCCTGCCTGTACTACTACAATCGCACGATGTATGTTCTCCTCTTGCATTCTTGTGCAATAAGTTTTGATGGTTTTTATACCGATTTTTGGTTCGTCCGGAAAGAAAACAAACATCTGATCAGTTGGATCATCATTATGTGCGACCAAAACAATGAGATCAGAACGTGCTGGCCGCTTCTCGCTTGGTTTGTCACCAAACATTTCTTTAAACTGCTCCAACGTTTGATCCAATTCATCCTGTGTTACAAGATAACCACGGTCGTGGCTTAGCTGCATAATTGTTTTTCGGATGCGCCATAGCTTGTAAGTTTCCGCTTCATCATCCATTGCAATTAAATACACGAACTTTTATCGGAGAAAAAATCAAGAATATTAGAATCAAATGCAGCCAGCACAATGCGACTTGAGAAAAATGAGCTGCTTTTCACTTTGACAGATATGTTCGACGAATTGCCAAAGACTTTTTGGTATTGATATAAGAATGTAAGAGAATCACCGACTTTGCCAAATATCGATAAGTCGACGGAACTTGATATCGACGTAAAAAATTAGGGCAAAACTTTCCATTACTACCACGATTTATTTGAATCGGGCGCGGAGGGAGAGGGAGCGTGGCACCACCCACCACGCCCATTAGAAAGAGTAAGGTCACACCATTATAACTGTGAAAGTCCCAATCTTCTAGGGTCCCTATAGAAGCCCcaggagaagtttaaaaattaggttttttacgaccgcatttgcagtttgtactgaaatacagttgaagagAAGTGCATACAGCAATCGtcaacccagcaagcatttaatttaggttttataattcatactatttatgaaaatgttttttatcgTAAAATGTATGCACAAGAGCCGCTATTTCActatttataaacaatttttttgtaagatgtttatatgtatatttgacaacaaaaaaacgCC from Anastrepha obliqua isolate idAnaObli1 chromosome 2, idAnaObli1_1.0, whole genome shotgun sequence harbors:
- the LOC129237649 gene encoding DNA-directed RNA polymerases I, II, and III subunit RPABC1, which encodes MDDEAETYKLWRIRKTIMQLSHDRGYLVTQDELDQTLEQFKEMFGDKPSEKRPARSDLIVLVAHNDDPTDQMFVFFPDEPKIGIKTIKTYCTRMQEENIHRAIVVVQAGMTPSAKQSLVDMAPKYILEQFLESELLINITEHELVPEHVVMTPEEKQELLARYKLKENMLMRIQAGDPVARYFGLKRGQVVKIIRSSETAGRYISYRLVC